One window of Rhizobium leguminosarum genomic DNA carries:
- a CDS encoding leucyl aminopeptidase, with the protein MSAKFEISFSKSAKLTGGLAILLKTAEADSAAGTETVDPAGVVAKAARIARFSAKSMSALDIVAPEGAPVERIVVIGLGKAADLTAHDWLKAGGIAAARIKNTDKAAVFIDVPGLETSARAAADFALGMLLRAYSFDTYKTKKSDDEEKAAKSVKVTIVTADPNGAKKAFSDSEAIAGGVNLARDLVNEPPNVLGPVEFAAKAKELEKLGVEVEILTEKEMRRLGMGALLGVAQGSVRPPRLAVMQWKGGKGKDRPIAFIGKGVVFDTGGISIKPAAGMEDMKGDMGGAAAVTGLMHVLAARKAAVNAIGIIGLVENMPDGNAQRPGDIVTSMSGQTIEVINTDAEGRLVLCDALWYCNDRFKPQFMINLATLTGAIVVALGSVHAGLFSNDDQLSAQLTAAGLSTNEKLWRMPLGKDYDKLIDSKFADMKNTGGRQAGSITAAHFIKRFVQDTPWAHLDIAGTAMGSPQDEINQSWGSGFGVRLLDELVRAHYEA; encoded by the coding sequence ATGTCAGCAAAGTTCGAAATTTCATTCTCAAAATCGGCAAAACTCACTGGCGGCCTGGCGATCCTGTTGAAGACTGCCGAGGCCGACAGCGCCGCAGGCACTGAAACGGTCGATCCGGCAGGTGTTGTCGCCAAGGCTGCCAGGATCGCCCGATTCTCCGCGAAATCCATGAGCGCACTTGATATTGTCGCCCCCGAAGGCGCACCCGTTGAGCGCATCGTCGTCATCGGGCTTGGCAAGGCCGCCGACCTCACCGCCCATGACTGGCTGAAGGCCGGCGGTATTGCGGCAGCGAGAATCAAGAATACCGACAAGGCCGCCGTCTTCATCGACGTGCCTGGTCTCGAGACGAGCGCGCGGGCAGCCGCCGATTTCGCGCTCGGCATGCTGTTGCGCGCCTATAGCTTCGATACCTACAAGACGAAGAAGAGTGACGACGAGGAAAAGGCGGCAAAATCCGTCAAGGTGACGATCGTCACCGCCGATCCGAATGGTGCCAAGAAGGCGTTTTCCGATTCCGAAGCGATTGCCGGCGGCGTCAATCTTGCCCGTGACCTCGTCAACGAACCACCGAACGTGCTCGGCCCCGTCGAGTTCGCCGCTAAAGCGAAAGAGCTGGAAAAGCTGGGCGTCGAAGTGGAAATCCTGACGGAGAAGGAAATGCGCCGCCTCGGTATGGGCGCCCTTCTCGGCGTCGCCCAGGGCTCCGTGCGTCCGCCGCGCCTGGCGGTCATGCAGTGGAAGGGCGGCAAGGGCAAGGATCGTCCCATCGCCTTCATCGGCAAGGGTGTCGTCTTCGATACCGGCGGCATTTCGATCAAGCCGGCCGCGGGCATGGAGGACATGAAGGGCGATATGGGCGGTGCCGCAGCCGTCACCGGCCTCATGCATGTGCTCGCCGCCCGCAAGGCCGCCGTCAATGCCATCGGCATTATAGGCCTGGTCGAGAACATGCCTGACGGCAACGCCCAGCGTCCGGGTGATATCGTCACCTCGATGTCCGGCCAGACGATCGAGGTGATCAATACCGATGCTGAAGGCCGCCTCGTGCTGTGTGATGCCCTCTGGTATTGCAACGATCGTTTCAAGCCGCAGTTCATGATCAATCTCGCAACGCTGACCGGCGCTATCGTCGTGGCGCTCGGCAGTGTGCATGCCGGCCTGTTCTCCAATGACGACCAGCTTTCCGCCCAACTGACGGCAGCCGGCCTTTCCACAAACGAGAAGCTCTGGCGCATGCCGCTCGGCAAGGACTATGACAAGCTGATCGACAGCAAGTTCGCCGACATGAAGAACACCGGCGGCCGCCAGGCCGGCTCGATCACCGCGGCGCATTTCATCAAGCGCTTTGTCCAGGACACGCCCTGGGCGCATCTCGATATCGCCGGCACGGCGATGGGCTCGCCGCAGGATGAGATCAACCAGTCCTGGGGTTCCGGATTTGGTGTGCGCCTGCTCGACGAGCTCGTTCGCGCCCATTATGAAGCCTGA
- a CDS encoding phosphatase PAP2 family protein: MTIFSKNRWRSQSIRLPKTTFGAFMLLFWTWWALLVVFRAFPGIDIYFSQLFFVRADCDAAAVAGSICGGFPYRDSGNFDFLRTVFFRLPYVVAIVMVWKLIECHQQHGATFNAERARKLNVALGTLLIGPVLLVNVILKEHWGRPRPIQTDIFGGALHFVEAGSLAGKCVSNCSFISGEAAGAGWLFCLLLFVPKSLRYALAAPVAAISILTPAMRLSFGAHYLSDVVLGWLSSLVVFAALLALTESQQHRKNSEN; encoded by the coding sequence TTGACAATTTTTTCGAAAAATCGATGGCGGAGCCAATCAATCCGCCTGCCGAAAACGACTTTCGGTGCATTCATGCTGCTGTTCTGGACGTGGTGGGCGCTGCTTGTCGTCTTCCGCGCCTTCCCCGGGATAGACATCTATTTTTCCCAGCTTTTTTTCGTACGTGCAGATTGCGACGCGGCTGCCGTCGCCGGCAGCATTTGCGGCGGCTTTCCCTATCGCGACTCGGGCAACTTCGACTTTCTGCGTACCGTCTTCTTCCGCCTGCCCTATGTCGTAGCGATCGTGATGGTGTGGAAACTCATCGAATGCCATCAGCAGCATGGCGCAACCTTCAATGCCGAACGGGCGCGCAAACTGAACGTCGCGCTCGGAACGCTGCTGATCGGACCGGTGCTGCTCGTCAATGTCATCCTGAAGGAACATTGGGGGCGGCCGCGGCCGATACAGACGGACATTTTTGGCGGTGCCCTGCATTTCGTCGAGGCCGGTTCGCTTGCCGGAAAATGCGTTTCGAACTGCTCGTTCATCTCAGGCGAGGCCGCGGGCGCCGGTTGGCTTTTCTGCCTTCTGCTGTTCGTTCCAAAATCCCTGCGTTATGCGCTGGCAGCACCCGTGGCGGCAATCTCGATCCTCACTCCGGCGATGCGGCTATCCTTCGGCGCGCACTACCTCTCCGACGTCGTTCTCGGATGGCTTTCGTCGCTTGTCGTCTTCGCCGCGTTGCTGGCATTAACTGAGTCGCAACAGCATCGAAAAAATTCTGAAAATTGA
- the lptF gene encoding LPS export ABC transporter permease LptF, translated as MKLLETYILRRVGQMFLVALLPVLAIIWTTQVLQRINLVTDSGQSIGSFAKLATMILPSIIPVVLPFALVIAITQTLTTMNNDSELTVIDAAGARRSVLIRPILLLAAVVSVFSFFVDNVVEPRAKTVVRQMIAETYADLLSSVIEEKTFRKLDEGLYVQISKRMAGRMLKGLFVADERDPAYELIYYAKEGAVDDTGTTLIMHEGEVHRKTPDGNVSVINFDSYSFDLSDMTENRGQATLRASDRDLWFLINPDPADKDYTIRPQSYRAELHRRLTDWILPVVFALFSLAIAGDARSHREARLHPMVSALAYAFALRWAAFYAANQIDTDPEYIVVLYAIPIVSGIISIAFLGLHKRLAIPSFIRDRISSFCRRGQERLLAAAGRTGGDTAQ; from the coding sequence ATGAAATTACTCGAGACATACATATTGCGGCGCGTCGGCCAGATGTTTCTCGTGGCGCTCCTGCCCGTTCTGGCGATCATCTGGACGACTCAGGTTTTGCAGCGCATCAATCTGGTCACCGATAGCGGCCAGTCGATCGGCTCGTTCGCCAAGCTCGCCACGATGATCCTGCCGTCGATCATTCCCGTCGTCCTGCCCTTCGCCCTCGTTATCGCGATCACCCAGACGCTGACGACGATGAACAACGATTCCGAGCTCACCGTCATCGACGCGGCAGGGGCGCGGCGCAGTGTGCTGATCCGCCCGATCCTGCTGCTTGCCGCCGTCGTCAGCGTCTTTTCCTTCTTTGTCGACAACGTCGTCGAGCCGCGTGCAAAAACCGTCGTGCGCCAGATGATTGCCGAGACCTACGCCGACCTGCTGTCTTCGGTGATCGAAGAAAAGACCTTCCGCAAGCTTGATGAAGGTCTCTATGTGCAGATCTCGAAGCGGATGGCCGGCCGCATGCTGAAGGGCCTTTTCGTCGCCGATGAGCGCGACCCCGCCTACGAGCTGATCTATTATGCGAAGGAAGGCGCTGTCGACGATACGGGCACGACGCTGATCATGCATGAGGGTGAAGTGCATCGCAAAACGCCCGATGGCAATGTCTCGGTCATCAATTTCGATTCCTATTCCTTCGACCTCTCGGACATGACGGAGAACCGCGGCCAGGCGACGTTGCGCGCCAGCGACCGTGACCTGTGGTTCCTGATCAATCCGGATCCGGCCGACAAGGATTATACGATCCGACCGCAGAGCTACCGCGCCGAACTGCATCGCCGGCTGACGGACTGGATCCTGCCTGTCGTCTTTGCCCTGTTTTCGCTGGCGATCGCCGGAGATGCGCGCTCGCACCGCGAAGCGCGGTTGCATCCGATGGTGAGCGCGCTCGCCTATGCCTTCGCGCTGCGATGGGCGGCGTTCTACGCGGCCAATCAGATCGACACCGACCCTGAATATATCGTCGTTCTCTATGCCATACCGATCGTCAGCGGCATTATCTCGATCGCCTTCCTCGGCTTGCACAAACGACTGGCCATCCCTTCGTTCATCCGGGACCGGATTTCGTCTTTCTGTAGGCGGGGGCAGGAAAGGCTGCTTGCCGCGGCCGGCAGGACCGGCGGGGATACGGCCCAATGA
- the lptG gene encoding LPS export ABC transporter permease LptG, with product MIFGTLSRYFFRRYLVTMGWFLIGVSAISFLLDFSETAGRMSGLPGYTIGGGILMTAVRLPLILQQTVPFIALFVGMTVLIGLNRKYELVVTRAAGISVWQFMFPFIAGSLLLGLLTMTALNPLAAWGQRQALLVESDWRGENAVLRKAPQIPWLRQISGRDDVIIGAQTVQENGTKLIDAVLIHFDSSGQVILRQDAATAKLEDGYWQLNNVVERKPGEIPVRKASVQLRTNLKQDFIQERLTAPETIGFFDLSNRIAAAKSFGISTKTLETQFNSLLSQPLLLVAMTFIAATVSLKFSRFNQSRSVILGGILSGFMLYVITVLVKAFGSSGVVPPFVATWIPVIVALALGATILLHQEDG from the coding sequence ATGATATTCGGGACATTGTCGCGTTATTTCTTTCGCCGCTACCTGGTGACGATGGGCTGGTTCCTGATCGGCGTCTCGGCGATTTCTTTCCTCCTCGACTTCAGCGAGACGGCGGGCCGCATGTCCGGCCTGCCCGGCTACACGATCGGCGGCGGCATCCTGATGACCGCCGTGCGCCTGCCGCTCATCCTGCAGCAGACGGTACCCTTCATCGCGCTGTTCGTCGGCATGACCGTGCTGATCGGGCTCAACCGCAAATATGAGCTGGTCGTCACGCGCGCAGCCGGTATTTCGGTCTGGCAGTTCATGTTTCCGTTCATCGCCGGCTCGCTGCTGCTTGGCCTGCTGACGATGACGGCGCTTAATCCGCTTGCCGCCTGGGGACAACGCCAGGCGCTGCTCGTTGAATCGGACTGGCGCGGCGAGAACGCGGTTCTGCGCAAGGCGCCGCAGATTCCGTGGCTGCGCCAGATCAGTGGCCGGGACGATGTTATCATCGGCGCCCAGACGGTTCAGGAGAACGGAACTAAGCTGATCGACGCCGTACTGATCCATTTCGATTCAAGCGGTCAGGTCATTCTGAGACAGGACGCCGCGACGGCAAAATTGGAAGATGGTTACTGGCAACTTAACAACGTTGTCGAGCGCAAGCCTGGCGAAATCCCCGTGCGTAAAGCTTCGGTTCAACTTCGCACCAATCTGAAACAGGACTTCATCCAGGAGCGGCTGACAGCGCCGGAAACAATTGGTTTCTTTGACCTTTCCAACCGCATCGCCGCGGCCAAATCCTTCGGTATCTCGACCAAGACGCTGGAGACGCAATTCAACTCCCTGTTGTCCCAGCCTTTGCTGCTGGTGGCGATGACTTTCATTGCTGCAACAGTGTCTTTAAAATTTAGCCGGTTCAACCAATCCCGCTCCGTGATTCTGGGTGGCATCCTTTCGGGCTTCATGCTTTATGTCATCACCGTGCTTGTAAAGGCATTCGGAAGCAGTGGAGTTGTGCCCCCCTTCGTGGCGACGTGGATACCGGTGATCGTCGCGCTGGCTTTGGGTGCGACAATTCTGCTTCATCAGGAGGACGGCTAG
- a CDS encoding LPS-assembly protein LptD: MAAGDRKYFSKQLVALLVGATLYSYFGSAPVSYGQVSAPDQTIGKKIPAEAKLLLSANELLYNRDADLVSAVGGVQINYAGYKMVAQKVEYNQKTGRMMALGNVELVSPDGNRIYADNLDVTDNFADGFLNSLRIETADNTRIVAESGQRVGGTMMILNKGVYTACLPCAEDPKRAPFWQVKAKRVIQNGVTHTIRLERARFELLGHPIAFLPFIEVPDNTVKRKSGFLFPTMSLSQNLGFGLSVPYYYVISPSMDATVTGTGYTAQGFLVEGEFRQRFENGTHILRVAGIDQAKPDNFSSGTSDAEASQRGMVASKAEFRINPRWTFGWDVMMQSDNNFSKTYKLRDFTATDRTNQIYLTGLGKRNYFDMRAFYFDVQDADRTNTAEKQQAIVYPSLDYHYVAPQPLAGGELSADVNLTNISRTHDDFYTVDGFERFRGLKGQTSRLTTELQWKRTYVTPTGLVITPLLAARGDAFALNMDDPTGYTGNYSDDNSATRSMFTAGLEMRYPILMTTDNSTHILEPIAQIYARPDEQLAGRLPNEDAQSFVFDATSLFDRDKFSGYDRVEGGTRANLGVQYTGTFDSGYKLHGIFGQSYQIAGQNSFATDDLVNVGADSGLETTRSDYVGLGGIETPFGVSVTGSYRLDEKNFEFRRGDLTTAYQNDTFSTQMTFTHLSAQPEYGFAEDNDELQTSSRIKFKDYWSIFGGIAWDLNNDVISRRTLGLSYDDECTIFTIAYTDSRDSGDETASDWTIGARLTFRTLGDIKIGTDTLQ, translated from the coding sequence GTGGCGGCAGGCGACCGCAAGTATTTTAGTAAACAGTTGGTTGCCCTGCTCGTCGGTGCGACTCTATATTCATATTTCGGCAGCGCCCCGGTCTCCTACGGCCAGGTCAGCGCGCCCGACCAAACGATTGGAAAGAAAATTCCTGCAGAGGCCAAGCTTCTGCTTTCGGCCAATGAACTCCTCTATAACCGTGACGCCGATCTGGTGTCGGCGGTTGGCGGCGTGCAGATCAACTATGCCGGCTACAAAATGGTCGCGCAGAAGGTCGAGTACAATCAGAAGACCGGCCGGATGATGGCGCTCGGCAATGTCGAGCTGGTCAGCCCCGACGGCAACCGCATCTATGCCGACAACCTTGACGTGACCGACAATTTCGCCGACGGGTTCTTGAACTCGCTGCGCATTGAAACCGCCGACAATACCCGTATCGTCGCCGAAAGCGGCCAGCGCGTCGGCGGCACGATGATGATTCTCAACAAGGGCGTCTACACCGCCTGCCTTCCCTGCGCCGAAGATCCGAAGCGCGCGCCGTTCTGGCAGGTCAAGGCCAAGCGCGTGATCCAGAACGGCGTGACGCATACGATCCGTCTGGAGAGGGCTCGCTTCGAGCTGCTCGGTCATCCGATCGCCTTCCTGCCATTCATCGAAGTTCCCGACAATACGGTGAAGCGCAAATCGGGCTTTCTCTTCCCGACGATGAGCCTGTCGCAGAATCTCGGCTTCGGTCTTTCCGTTCCATATTACTATGTGATCTCGCCGAGCATGGACGCGACGGTCACCGGCACCGGCTACACCGCCCAGGGCTTCCTCGTCGAAGGCGAATTCCGCCAGCGCTTCGAAAATGGCACGCATATCCTGCGCGTCGCCGGCATAGACCAGGCTAAGCCGGACAATTTCAGCTCCGGCACCAGCGATGCCGAAGCCAGTCAGCGTGGCATGGTGGCCTCGAAAGCCGAATTCCGCATCAATCCGCGCTGGACGTTCGGCTGGGACGTCATGATGCAGAGCGACAACAATTTCTCGAAAACTTACAAGCTGCGGGACTTCACCGCCACGGATCGCACCAACCAGATCTACCTGACAGGACTTGGCAAACGCAATTATTTCGACATGCGGGCGTTCTATTTCGACGTCCAGGATGCCGATCGGACGAACACGGCCGAAAAACAGCAGGCGATCGTCTATCCCTCGCTCGACTATCACTATGTGGCGCCGCAGCCGCTTGCCGGCGGCGAACTGTCGGCTGATGTCAACCTGACGAATATTTCGCGCACCCATGACGACTTTTATACCGTCGACGGATTCGAGCGCTTCCGCGGCCTGAAGGGCCAGACGTCGCGACTGACCACCGAGCTGCAGTGGAAGCGCACCTACGTCACGCCGACCGGCCTGGTCATCACGCCACTGCTGGCCGCGCGCGGCGACGCCTTCGCGCTGAATATGGACGACCCCACAGGTTACACCGGCAACTACAGCGACGACAATTCCGCCACCCGCTCGATGTTCACCGCCGGGCTGGAGATGCGTTATCCGATCCTGATGACGACGGATAACAGCACCCATATCCTCGAGCCGATCGCGCAGATCTATGCCCGCCCCGACGAGCAGCTCGCAGGCCGCCTGCCGAACGAAGATGCGCAGAGCTTCGTCTTCGACGCCACCTCACTGTTCGACCGCGACAAATTCTCGGGCTACGACCGCGTCGAAGGTGGCACCCGCGCCAATCTCGGCGTCCAGTACACCGGTACGTTCGACAGCGGTTACAAGCTGCACGGCATCTTCGGCCAGTCTTATCAGATCGCCGGCCAGAACTCGTTTGCCACCGATGATCTTGTCAATGTCGGCGCGGATTCGGGCCTTGAAACCACTCGCTCCGACTATGTCGGCCTCGGCGGCATCGAGACACCGTTCGGCGTTTCCGTGACGGGCTCGTACAGGCTCGACGAGAAGAATTTCGAGTTCCGCCGCGGCGACCTGACGACGGCCTACCAGAACGACACCTTCTCCACGCAGATGACCTTCACCCATCTCAGCGCCCAGCCGGAATATGGCTTTGCCGAAGACAATGACGAGCTCCAGACCAGCAGCAGAATCAAGTTCAAGGATTACTGGTCGATTTTCGGCGGCATCGCCTGGGATCTGAACAATGATGTGATCAGCCGGCGGACGCTTGGCCTGTCCTATGACGACGAATGCACGATCTTCACGATTGCGTATACCGACAGCAGGGATTCCGGCGACGAGACGGCAAGCGACTGGACGATCGGCGCACGGCTGACCTTCCGCACGCTCGGCGACATCAAGATCGGCACAGATACCCTCCAGTGA
- a CDS encoding peptidylprolyl isomerase: MIDAKKAITTFLAGAALALLTGVAAPALAASEVKAVVNGTAITSGDVAKRQAFMRLQHSKADAKAAEEQLIDEALKRQEVSRVHMSVSQQDVDASFARFSSGNKLSVEQMSQILDRAGVGVDHFKGFIAIQMSWPRVVNARYGSTSRLSNYDLVSRMMQNNKQKPVTTEYMLQQIIFVIPQAKRNAITGKRKGEAEASRSKFPGCDQAKVYAATMRDVSVRDLGRMLAPEIPPEWKPLVEQAKGNTTGTRVTDKGVEYLAICSQRQVSDDQAAEMVFRQEDLGKSKADKDASPENDNSKKYLDELRKKAQIAYR, from the coding sequence ATGATTGACGCAAAAAAAGCTATAACCACGTTCCTCGCCGGGGCAGCGCTTGCCTTGCTGACGGGTGTTGCCGCTCCAGCGCTTGCAGCAAGTGAGGTCAAGGCCGTGGTGAACGGCACCGCCATTACCAGCGGCGATGTCGCCAAGCGCCAGGCCTTTATGCGCCTGCAGCATTCGAAGGCCGATGCCAAAGCTGCCGAGGAGCAATTGATCGACGAGGCGCTCAAGCGCCAGGAGGTTTCCCGAGTCCACATGTCGGTTTCGCAGCAGGATGTCGACGCGTCTTTTGCCCGTTTTTCGAGCGGCAACAAGCTTTCCGTCGAGCAGATGTCGCAGATCCTCGATCGCGCCGGCGTTGGCGTCGACCATTTCAAGGGTTTCATCGCCATACAGATGAGCTGGCCGCGGGTCGTCAACGCGCGCTACGGTTCGACCTCGCGGCTGTCGAACTACGATCTCGTCTCGCGCATGATGCAGAACAACAAGCAGAAGCCGGTGACGACCGAATATATGCTGCAACAGATCATCTTCGTCATTCCGCAAGCCAAGCGCAACGCCATCACCGGCAAGCGCAAGGGCGAGGCCGAGGCGTCACGCTCGAAGTTTCCGGGCTGCGATCAGGCAAAGGTCTATGCCGCAACGATGCGCGACGTTTCCGTGCGCGATCTCGGCCGCATGCTTGCGCCTGAGATCCCGCCGGAATGGAAGCCACTGGTCGAGCAGGCGAAAGGTAATACGACAGGGACCCGCGTCACCGACAAGGGCGTCGAATATCTGGCAATCTGCAGCCAGCGTCAGGTTTCCGACGACCAGGCGGCCGAAATGGTGTTCCGCCAGGAAGATCTCGGCAAGTCCAAGGCCGACAAAGACGCCAGCCCGGAAAACGATAACAGCAAGAAGTATCTGGATGAACTGCGCAAAAAGGCGCAGATCGCCTATCGCTGA
- the pdxA gene encoding 4-hydroxythreonine-4-phosphate dehydrogenase PdxA: MAIPFSRPLALSQGDPAGIGPDVTLMAWLRRRELGLPPFFLIGDPDVLALRARQLNLSVSIRETDKASEAAGLFVDALPVMTVPAGIEVVAGEPHVATAKGTIAAIEKAVSLVIDGEALAVVTNPISKSVLYEAGFRFPGHTEFLADLAARATGRPVTPVMMLSGPKLRAIPVTIHIPVRDVPQALTGELIVETCRIAHEDLRQRFGIAAPRLAVAGLNPHAGEGGTIGKEDEHVIRPAIERLRDEGIDAIGPLPADTMFHDEARARYDVAVCMYHDQALIPAKALGFDDSVNVTLGLPFVRTSPDHGTAFGIAGKGLAREQSLVAALKLAAQLGRSAEGRR; encoded by the coding sequence ATGGCGATACCGTTTTCGCGACCGCTTGCGCTGAGCCAGGGCGACCCCGCCGGCATCGGTCCGGATGTTACGCTGATGGCCTGGCTCCGGCGGCGTGAACTCGGGCTGCCGCCTTTCTTCCTGATCGGCGATCCCGATGTATTGGCGTTGCGAGCACGCCAGCTCAACCTTTCGGTTTCGATCCGCGAGACGGACAAGGCCAGCGAGGCCGCTGGCCTGTTTGTCGACGCGCTGCCCGTCATGACAGTGCCTGCCGGTATCGAAGTGGTGGCTGGCGAGCCGCATGTGGCAACGGCGAAGGGCACGATCGCTGCGATCGAGAAAGCGGTCTCGCTTGTCATCGACGGCGAGGCGCTCGCGGTCGTTACCAACCCGATCTCCAAATCAGTGCTTTACGAGGCAGGTTTCCGGTTTCCCGGCCATACCGAATTTCTCGCCGATCTCGCCGCCAGGGCGACCGGCAGACCGGTAACGCCTGTCATGATGCTGTCAGGACCAAAACTCCGGGCCATCCCCGTGACCATCCACATTCCGGTTCGAGACGTGCCGCAGGCGCTGACCGGCGAACTGATCGTGGAGACCTGCCGGATCGCCCATGAAGACCTGAGGCAGCGCTTCGGCATCGCGGCGCCGCGGCTCGCCGTTGCCGGCCTCAACCCGCATGCGGGCGAAGGCGGGACGATCGGCAAGGAGGACGAGCATGTCATCCGCCCGGCGATCGAGCGCCTGCGCGACGAGGGCATCGATGCGATCGGCCCCCTGCCCGCCGATACGATGTTCCATGACGAGGCGCGGGCGCGATATGACGTCGCTGTCTGCATGTATCACGATCAGGCGCTGATCCCGGCCAAGGCGCTGGGTTTCGACGACAGCGTCAACGTGACGCTCGGGCTTCCCTTCGTGCGCACCTCGCCGGATCACGGTACCGCTTTCGGCATTGCCGGCAAGGGACTGGCGCGCGAGCAGAGCCTCGTTGCGGCGCTGAAGCTTGCCGCCCAGCTCGGCCGCAGCGCGGAAGGCCGCCGCTGA
- the rsmA gene encoding 16S rRNA (adenine(1518)-N(6)/adenine(1519)-N(6))-dimethyltransferase RsmA codes for MAALDGLPPLRDVIQRHGLDARKALGQNFLLDLNLTQKIARTAGALEEATVFEVGPGPGGLTRAILALGAKKVIAIERDSRCLPALAEIADHYPGRLEVIEGDALKTDFEALAPEGPIKIIANLPYNVGTQLLVNWLLPKAWPPFWQSLTLMFQKEVGERIVACEDDDHYGRLSVLCGWRTEARMAFDVPPQAFTPPPKVTSTVVHLTPRETPIPCAVSNLEKVTQAAFGQRRKMLRQSLKPLGGESLLVKAGIDPARRAETLSVEEFCLLANSLVITKASREVGT; via the coding sequence ATGGCAGCACTCGATGGCCTGCCGCCGCTTCGCGACGTCATCCAGCGTCACGGCCTCGACGCGCGCAAGGCGCTCGGGCAGAACTTTCTGCTCGACCTCAACCTCACGCAGAAGATCGCCCGGACGGCCGGCGCGCTCGAGGAGGCGACCGTCTTCGAGGTCGGCCCTGGCCCCGGCGGGCTGACGCGGGCGATCCTCGCGCTCGGCGCCAAGAAGGTTATCGCCATCGAGCGGGATAGCCGCTGCCTGCCGGCACTCGCCGAGATCGCCGATCATTATCCCGGCCGGCTGGAGGTGATCGAAGGCGATGCGCTGAAGACCGATTTCGAGGCCTTGGCGCCGGAAGGCCCGATCAAGATCATTGCCAACCTGCCCTACAATGTCGGCACGCAGCTTTTGGTCAACTGGCTGCTGCCGAAAGCCTGGCCGCCATTCTGGCAGTCGCTGACGCTGATGTTTCAGAAGGAAGTCGGCGAGCGTATCGTCGCCTGCGAAGACGACGACCATTACGGCCGCCTCAGCGTGCTTTGCGGCTGGCGGACGGAGGCACGCATGGCCTTCGACGTGCCGCCGCAAGCCTTCACGCCGCCACCGAAGGTAACGTCGACGGTCGTGCATCTGACACCCCGCGAAACCCCCATCCCCTGCGCTGTCAGCAATCTGGAAAAGGTGACGCAGGCGGCCTTCGGCCAGCGTCGCAAGATGCTGCGTCAAAGCCTGAAACCGCTCGGCGGTGAGAGCCTGCTCGTCAAGGCCGGGATCGACCCGGCCCGGCGGGCAGAGACCCTGTCCGTCGAGGAATTCTGCCTTCTCGCAAACAGCTTAGTGATAACGAAGGCAAGCCGCGAAGTCGGCACCTAA